A stretch of the Notamacropus eugenii isolate mMacEug1 chromosome 2, mMacEug1.pri_v2, whole genome shotgun sequence genome encodes the following:
- the TPCN2 gene encoding two pore channel protein 2, translating into MEENEPLLSGTRSPRSSGSGPPDGALGSRGSGPARSYGASAEPVSDACRDLCINQAVVFIEDAIQYRSINHRMDSMSLALYRWHYSHICQGVLTFTIFLVLSLAFIEMPSSLTITSDVRYRQAPWEPPCGLTESIEAFCFLVFIADVSMKSYLIGWKEFLKNPWLLAYIVALAVSVADWTVSLSFGCRETVRIRRLVRPFFLLQNSSMMKKTLKCIKRTLPEMASVALLLAVHLFLFTMLGMLLFMREKDDRKDQERRLYFQNLPESLTSLLVLLTTANNPDVMIPAYSKNRAYSIFFIIFTVIGSLFLMNLLTAIIYNQFRGYLMESIQASLFRRRLGIRAAFEVLCSLEGAEIHPLVVGVKPETFLQVIQKVKMNLYCKEAIIQTVGSHADGLMSADQFQSIFDELDKDAIKERPPRPEYHSTILQRAQSIFGHRYFDYLGNLVAFGNIVSICVFLVIDADKLPGERDDFILGVLNCFFILYYVMEMLLKVFALGLKGYVSFFSNIFDGILTVILLVLEISTLAVYRFPHPGWKPEMLGLLSLWDMARLVNMFIVFRFLRIIPNMKLMSLVAGTLLDLVRNMRAFAGILVVVYYVFAIIGISLFQGAIGSPPGNNSLVYANSTAPCGTFEQLEYWPNNFDDFAAALVTLWDVMVVNNWQVFLDVYTRYSSPWSKLYFVAWWLVSSVIWMNLFVALILENFIHKWDRRGQQQPIPGVCQAPYQMTVELMFRDVLEEPTEEELVEKLVQHPHLHLCR; encoded by the exons TTTCCGATGCCTGCCGGGATCTTTGCATCAACCAGGCTGTGGTGTTTATCGAGGATGCTATCCAG TATCGTTCCATCAATCACCGCATGGACTCCATGTCGCTGGCGCTCTACCGATGGCATTACTCGCACATCTGCCAGGG GGTTCTGACTTTCACCATTTTCCTGGTCCTGTCTCTGGCCTTCATTGAGATGCCTTCCTCCCTCACGATCACCTCAGATGTCCGCTACCGTCAGGCTCCCTGGGAGCCCCCGTGCGGCCTGACCGAGAGCATCGAGGCGTTCTGCTTCCTGGTGTTCATAGCGGACGTGTCCATGAAG AGCTATCTGATTGGATGGAAAGAATTTCTGAAGAACCCCTGGCTGTTGGCTTACATTGTGGCCCTGGCGGTATCTGTGGCTGACTGGACTGTGTCCCTGAGCTTCGGCTGTCGGGAG ACGGTGCGAATCCGCCGGCTCGTACggcccttcttcctcctccagaaCTCCTCCATGATGAAAAAGACGCTGAAGTGCATCAAACGGACGCTGCCGGAGATGGCCAG TGTCGCTCTGCTGCTGGCCGTGCACCTGTTCCTCTTCACAATGCTTGGGATGCTGCTGTTTATGCGGGAAAAG GATGACCGGAAGGACCAGGAGCGGCGGCTGTATTTTCAGAACTTGCCGGAGTCACTGACTTCCCTTCTGGTGCTGCTGACCACGGCCAACAACCCCGATG TGATGATTCCTGCCTATTCCAAGAACCGGGCCTattccatcttcttcatcatcttcactGTGATAG GGAGTTTGTTTCTGATGAACCTGCTGACCGCCATCATCTACAACCAGTTCAGGGGCTACCTTATG GAATCGATCCAGGCCTCTCTCTTTAGGAGACGATTGGGCATCCGCGCGGCCTTTGAAGTCCTCTGCTCCCTGGAAGGAGCAGAAATCCATCCTCTGGT AGTCGGAGTTAAGCCAGAAACGTTCCTCCAGGtgatacagaaagtgaaaatgaaCCTTTACTGCAAGGAAGCCATCATCCAG ACCGTTGGATCCCATGCTGATGGATTGATGTCCGCTGATCAGTTTCAGAGCATCTTTGATGAGCTCGACAAAGATGCTATTAAGGAG cgTCCACCCCGGCCCGAGTACCATTCCACCATCCTGCAGCGTGCCCAGTCTATCTTTGGCCATCGCTATTTTGACTACTTGGGGAACTTAGTTGCCTTTGGAAACATTGTTTCCATTTGT GTGTTCTTGGTGATAGATGCGGACAAGTTACCCGGTGAGCGGGATGACTTTATTTTGGGG GTCCTGAATTGTTTCTTCATTCTGTACTACGTGATGGAGATGCTGCTGAAGGTGTTTGCACTGGGCCTGAAAGGCTATGTCTCATTCTTTAGCAATATCTTCGATGGGATTCTCACTGTGATCCTGCTG GTTTTGGAGATCTCCACTCTTGCTGTCTACCGGTTTCCTCATCCAGGCTG GAAGCCTGAGATGCTGGGCCTCTTGTCTCTGTGGGACATGGCCAGGCTGGTGAATATGTTCATTGTGTTTCGGTTCTTGAGGATCATCCCCAACATGAAG CTGATGTCCTTGGTGGCTGGGACCCTCCTGGACTTAGTCAGAAACATGAGAGCCTTCGCGGGGATCCTGGTG GTGGTGTACTACGTCTTTGCCATCATCGGGATCAGCCTGTTCCAAGGAGCTATTGGATCCCCTCCGGGAAACAACAG CCTGGTCTATGCCAACAGCACTGCACCATGTGGGACCTTTGAGCAGCTGGAGTATTGGCCCAATAACTTTGATGACTTTGCG GCTGCCCTGGTGACTCTCTGGGACGTGATGGTCGTCAATAACTGGCAGGTTTTCCTGGATGTGTACACGCGGTACTCCAGCCC GTGGTCGAAGCTCTACTTTGTGGCCTGGTGGCTGGTGTCCTCTGTCATCTGGATGAACCTCTTTGTGGCTCTGATTCTGGAG aACTTCATTCACAAGTGGGACCGCCGAGGCCAGCAGCAACCCATCCCTGGGGTATGCCAGGCTCCATACCAGATGACGGTGGAGCTCATGTTTAG GGATGTCTTGGAGGAACCAACAGAAGAAGAGTTGGTAGAGAAGTTGGTACAGCACCCTCACCTACACCTCTGTAGGTGA